One Streptomyces sp. L2 genomic window carries:
- a CDS encoding thioesterase domain-containing protein, producing MAVTVIGLAGRFPLYGAERFDAEFFGVRAARARTLDPQHRALLTCLWQALDSAGPPLGPAVRVGVFVAAAPSGYLEHRLAKDPVLGARGLDPRLLLDNDRDYLATRAGLWLTGRGARVTVEHSAPDALAALRAARAALEAGECDLAVTGAVRIDIAPDGTPSSAPSPSPSSASVPVTAPVTAPGHADGCGVVLLQREEDARREGAPLLALLREQLPHTLHGTDTGADTSTGSDAGERDVAAGMARLLAEVAGLERGERTEARLVRLAPPAPPRPSTPAGPWRFVLSAREHGLLRRAAEELIGVLRARPGIRADDLARTLAERERQRVAVEFTARDLGEVRAALTEFLITGTVEADPAQGTPDPVALRHARRVTLPPRPLDETRYWASPLPLPTGPRPAPEDAPIEVLRTLRTQLGDGDLGMHDEFEAVGGDPALAAQAAAALSARFSAPLTGPDVLTLGSAARIAAHLEPDAPRVPRRVSVLTRLRAGTPGRDVFLVHPAGGNVFCYHNLLRHSREPGTVWGLGFPVDRLRELRTVPALTRAYVQAIRRVRPRGPYLLGGYSFGGVVAFEMARTLQAQGERVDNLLLMDVPQPVTRPPAGEREFLAAVPELARCVLNLEPAAVEPPADFDAAVELLRRPEWSETVAEEYRRVLRILWLNYRALSGYRWRDDGALRAPATLLRAGEPTPAPLRGLGVETGRTDLWAERFEPAPRLLDVPGDHYSMFHDAAHLRTLAARFDEALALRPVAVSPVR from the coding sequence ATGGCCGTGACCGTCATCGGACTCGCCGGCCGGTTCCCGCTGTACGGGGCCGAGCGGTTCGACGCGGAGTTCTTCGGGGTACGGGCCGCGCGGGCCCGGACCCTCGACCCCCAGCACCGGGCGCTGCTGACCTGTCTGTGGCAGGCCCTGGACAGCGCCGGACCACCCCTGGGGCCCGCCGTACGCGTCGGCGTCTTCGTCGCCGCCGCCCCGAGCGGGTACCTGGAGCACCGGCTGGCCAAGGACCCGGTGCTCGGCGCGCGCGGGCTCGATCCCCGGCTGCTGCTCGACAACGACCGCGACTACCTGGCGACCCGGGCCGGCCTGTGGCTGACCGGGCGCGGCGCACGCGTGACCGTCGAGCACAGCGCTCCGGACGCCCTCGCCGCACTGCGCGCCGCACGCGCCGCCCTGGAGGCCGGCGAATGCGACCTCGCGGTGACCGGCGCGGTCCGCATCGACATCGCACCCGACGGAACGCCGTCGTCGGCGCCTTCGCCTTCGCCCTCGTCGGCGTCGGTGCCCGTGACCGCGCCTGTGACTGCGCCCGGTCACGCCGACGGCTGCGGTGTCGTGCTCCTGCAACGCGAGGAGGACGCCCGCCGCGAGGGCGCACCCCTGCTGGCCCTCCTCCGCGAGCAGCTGCCGCACACCCTGCACGGCACCGACACCGGCGCCGACACCAGCACCGGCAGCGACGCCGGGGAGCGGGACGTGGCGGCCGGGATGGCGCGCCTGCTGGCCGAGGTAGCCGGGCTGGAGCGCGGGGAGCGCACCGAGGCCCGCCTCGTGCGCCTCGCGCCCCCCGCGCCGCCCCGGCCCAGCACTCCCGCCGGGCCCTGGCGGTTCGTGCTGTCGGCCCGGGAGCACGGGCTGTTGCGGCGGGCCGCCGAGGAACTGATCGGGGTGCTGCGGGCGCGGCCCGGGATCCGGGCCGACGATCTCGCCCGCACGCTGGCCGAACGAGAACGGCAGCGCGTCGCCGTCGAGTTCACGGCCCGCGACCTGGGTGAAGTGCGCGCGGCACTCACGGAGTTCCTCATCACCGGAACCGTGGAGGCCGACCCCGCACAGGGCACCCCCGACCCCGTCGCGCTGCGGCACGCCCGGCGCGTCACCCTCCCCCCGCGGCCACTCGACGAGACCCGGTACTGGGCCAGCCCCCTGCCGCTGCCCACCGGACCGCGACCCGCGCCCGAGGACGCGCCCATCGAGGTCCTGCGCACCCTGCGCACCCAGCTGGGAGACGGCGACCTCGGCATGCACGACGAGTTCGAAGCGGTCGGCGGCGATCCGGCACTCGCCGCCCAGGCCGCGGCCGCCCTCTCCGCCCGCTTCTCGGCCCCCCTCACCGGCCCCGACGTGCTCACCCTCGGCTCCGCCGCCCGGATCGCCGCCCACCTCGAACCCGACGCGCCCCGCGTGCCGCGCCGCGTGTCCGTGCTCACCCGGCTGCGGGCCGGCACCCCGGGCCGGGACGTCTTCCTCGTCCACCCGGCCGGCGGGAACGTCTTCTGCTACCACAACCTGCTGCGCCACAGCCGGGAACCGGGCACCGTGTGGGGCCTCGGCTTCCCCGTCGACCGGCTGCGCGAGCTGCGCACCGTGCCGGCGCTCACCCGGGCCTACGTGCAGGCGATCCGCCGGGTCCGGCCGCGCGGACCGTACCTGCTGGGCGGCTACTCCTTCGGCGGCGTCGTCGCCTTCGAGATGGCCCGCACCCTCCAGGCGCAGGGCGAGCGTGTCGACAACTTGCTGCTGATGGACGTACCGCAGCCGGTGACCCGCCCGCCGGCCGGTGAACGGGAGTTCCTGGCCGCCGTACCCGAACTCGCGCGCTGCGTCCTGAACCTGGAGCCCGCCGCCGTGGAGCCGCCCGCCGACTTCGACGCGGCCGTCGAACTGCTGCGGCGCCCCGAGTGGAGCGAGACCGTCGCCGAGGAGTACCGCAGGGTGCTGCGGATCCTCTGGCTCAACTACCGTGCGCTGTCCGGGTACCGCTGGCGCGACGACGGCGCGCTGCGGGCGCCGGCCACCCTGCTGCGGGCCGGGGAACCGACCCCGGCGCCGCTGCGCGGGCTGGGCGTGGAGACCGGGCGCACCGACCTGTGGGCCGAGCGGTTCGAACCGGCCCCGCGCCTGCTGGACGTGCCCGGCGACCACTACAGCATGTTCCACGACGCCGCCCACCTGCGCACGCTCGCCGCCCGCTTCGACGAGGCGCTGGCGCTGCGGCCGGTGGCGGTTTCCCCGGTCCGATGA
- a CDS encoding ACP S-malonyltransferase, with amino-acid sequence MTYGSGSDGGERVALVFPGQGAQRPAMGEPWRDTPYWGVVESLSEAVGRDLAALLTTADAEELRRTDNAQLATFTLEMVVLAAVRDRAGELPVARTAGHSLGEYSALVAAGVLGAEEAGRVVAERGAAMADAARRAPGTMAVLLGGDTDGLRALVEEERAAGRQVWVANLNAPGQTVISGTVEGVDAVAARAGEQGARVARIPVGGAFHSPLMDSAQPRLAAAWAAVTPGPGRVPVVTNVDGTAHRGPDVDWRDLAVRQLTAPVRWEHTVRTLADAGCTRFVELGPGQVLTGLARRIAPAVSTVSVSTPDQLTAVGRELVSA; translated from the coding sequence ATGACGTACGGCAGTGGCAGCGACGGTGGTGAGCGGGTCGCCCTGGTCTTTCCCGGGCAGGGCGCCCAGCGGCCCGCGATGGGCGAGCCCTGGCGGGACACCCCGTACTGGGGCGTGGTCGAGTCCTTGTCCGAGGCCGTCGGACGGGACCTCGCGGCGCTGCTCACGACGGCGGACGCGGAGGAGCTGCGCCGCACGGACAACGCCCAACTCGCCACGTTCACCCTGGAGATGGTCGTCCTCGCGGCGGTCCGGGACCGGGCCGGCGAGCTGCCCGTCGCCCGCACCGCCGGGCACAGCCTCGGCGAGTACAGCGCCCTGGTCGCGGCCGGGGTGCTCGGGGCCGAGGAGGCCGGGCGGGTGGTGGCCGAGCGGGGTGCCGCGATGGCGGACGCGGCGCGGCGGGCCCCCGGCACCATGGCGGTCCTGCTCGGCGGCGACACCGACGGGCTGCGCGCGCTGGTCGAGGAGGAGCGGGCGGCGGGCCGCCAGGTCTGGGTGGCCAACCTCAACGCGCCCGGCCAGACGGTGATCTCCGGGACGGTGGAGGGCGTGGACGCGGTCGCCGCGCGCGCCGGTGAGCAGGGGGCGCGGGTCGCCCGGATCCCCGTCGGCGGCGCCTTCCACAGCCCCCTGATGGACTCCGCCCAGCCCCGGCTGGCGGCGGCCTGGGCCGCGGTGACTCCGGGACCGGGCCGCGTGCCGGTGGTCACCAACGTCGACGGCACCGCGCACCGGGGACCCGACGTGGACTGGCGTGACCTGGCCGTACGGCAGCTGACGGCGCCCGTGCGGTGGGAGCACACGGTCCGCACCCTGGCCGACGCCGGGTGCACCCGCTTCGTCGAACTCGGTCCGGGCCAGGTGCTGACCGGGCTGGCTCGTCGTATCGCGCCCGCGGTGTCCACGGTGTCTGTATCCACTCCGGATCAACTCACCGCCGTGGGGAGAGAATTGGTCTCGGCCTGA
- a CDS encoding HAD-IB family hydrolase, translated as MPKPTEVPAAVHAPTPVHAPTPTGRPTPANRPARVGGPAPISSWASATTPVVTAPAATTSVADAAPASLAASATASPTAPAAALYSPPAPAPASAPPPQPGPGEPGTPVGAFFDVDETLVTVKSMFRFLAYYWAATGQPSGRYEGVAAEFAGLPAQGVTREESNRRFYRLFAGDRAEEVARHGREWFAAESARPGFWQRAGVEAFRRHLAAGHHTVLVSGSFRPCLDPLARALGAHTVLCSEPEIADGHYTGRLATPMIGDAKGTAARSLMGRLGLSPAACHAYGDHSSDLPLLAQVGHPVAVGDDPVLLRHIRTHGGRRLAV; from the coding sequence GTGCCGAAGCCCACCGAAGTGCCGGCGGCGGTGCACGCCCCGACGCCGGTCCACGCGCCGACTCCCACCGGCAGGCCGACGCCCGCCAACAGGCCGGCACGCGTCGGCGGTCCGGCTCCCATCAGCTCGTGGGCGTCGGCCACTACGCCTGTCGTCACTGCCCCGGCCGCGACCACCTCGGTCGCCGACGCCGCACCGGCGTCCCTCGCCGCCTCGGCAACCGCATCCCCCACCGCGCCCGCGGCCGCGCTCTACTCCCCACCCGCGCCCGCACCCGCATCGGCGCCCCCGCCCCAACCCGGCCCTGGCGAACCCGGCACCCCCGTCGGTGCCTTCTTCGACGTCGATGAGACCCTCGTCACCGTCAAGAGCATGTTCCGCTTCCTGGCGTACTACTGGGCGGCGACCGGGCAGCCGTCCGGGCGGTACGAGGGGGTGGCGGCGGAGTTCGCCGGGCTGCCCGCGCAGGGGGTCACCCGGGAGGAGTCCAATCGGCGCTTCTACCGGCTGTTCGCCGGGGACCGGGCGGAGGAGGTGGCGCGGCACGGCCGGGAGTGGTTCGCGGCGGAGTCCGCGCGGCCCGGCTTCTGGCAGCGGGCCGGTGTCGAGGCGTTCCGCCGGCACCTCGCGGCCGGACACCACACCGTGCTGGTCTCGGGTTCCTTCCGGCCCTGCCTCGACCCGCTGGCCCGCGCCCTCGGCGCCCACACCGTGCTCTGCTCGGAGCCCGAGATCGCCGACGGCCACTACACCGGCCGGCTGGCGACCCCGATGATCGGCGACGCCAAGGGCACCGCCGCCCGCTCCCTGATGGGCCGCCTCGGCCTCTCCCCCGCCGCCTGCCACGCCTACGGCGACCACTCCTCCGACCTGCCCCTGCTGGCCCAGGTCGGCCACCCGGTCGCGGTCGGCGACGACCCCGTACTGCTCCGGCACATACGGACGCACGGGGGCCGGCGACTCGCCGTATGA
- the fabG gene encoding 3-oxoacyl-ACP reductase FabG — MSRSVLVTGGNRGLGLAIARALAADGDRVAVTHRSGPAPEGLLGVHCDVTDSASVEAAFKEAEEAHGPVQVLVASAGITKDGLSLAMADEQFDSVLETNLSGAFRVARRAARSMLRTRGGRIVFISSVNGLRGNAGQANYAASKAGLVGLARSLARELGPRGITANVVAPGYARTDMTAALSEEFLSGITAQVPLGRLADPEDVAEAVRYLASDRAGYVTGAILPVDGGLGMGH; from the coding sequence ATGTCCCGCTCCGTCCTCGTGACCGGCGGAAACCGCGGCCTGGGCCTGGCCATCGCCCGCGCCCTGGCCGCCGACGGCGACCGCGTCGCCGTCACCCACCGCAGCGGGCCGGCCCCCGAGGGCCTGCTCGGCGTGCACTGCGACGTCACCGACAGCGCGTCCGTCGAGGCCGCGTTCAAGGAGGCGGAGGAGGCGCACGGGCCCGTGCAGGTCCTCGTCGCCAGTGCCGGCATCACCAAGGACGGACTCTCGCTGGCCATGGCCGACGAGCAGTTCGACTCCGTGCTGGAGACCAACCTCTCCGGCGCCTTCCGGGTGGCCCGCCGCGCCGCGCGCTCGATGCTGCGCACGCGGGGCGGCCGTATCGTCTTCATCTCCTCCGTCAACGGGCTGCGCGGCAACGCCGGCCAGGCCAACTACGCGGCCTCCAAGGCGGGTCTGGTCGGCCTCGCCCGCTCCCTCGCCCGCGAGCTGGGCCCGCGCGGCATCACCGCGAACGTCGTCGCCCCCGGGTACGCCCGCACCGACATGACCGCCGCGCTCTCCGAGGAGTTCCTGTCGGGCATCACCGCCCAGGTGCCGCTGGGCCGCCTCGCCGACCCCGAGGACGTCGCGGAGGCGGTCCGCTACCTCGCGAGCGACCGCGCCGGCTACGTCACCGGCGCGATCCTCCCGGTCGACGGCGGCCTCGGCATGGGCCACTGA
- a CDS encoding ScbA/BarX family gamma-butyrolactone biosynthesis protein, whose amino-acid sequence MPPLTEGTVDQLTGIDDLEYLRTVDRTLLHRWALSEVFLTDARRVDDTRFLAAAQLPPTHPYYTDHLVHDGRVPDPLLLIECCRQAETYAAHVFHDVPRDAKFILRSWSWRGLGPAAVLPPGPARLAVQVSTVRPQYRGSELRGLEYHMDLWLGGAPVGAVRLEASYLSAPMYEAARSHVRGRTPAPRSDTHVAPDAGPEVAPHLVGRTDPRNVVLGDARTDGRGGATARLRVPADHPSMFDHPLDHVPGMVLMEAARQLALFTANDRRGSLSRQAVTAFSATFTTYVELDAPVSLEAVPVDADPAGGTAVRVSVRQNGVEAAAVTVELGDALPAGE is encoded by the coding sequence ATGCCGCCCCTGACCGAGGGCACGGTCGACCAGCTGACCGGCATCGACGACCTGGAGTACCTGCGGACCGTCGACCGCACCCTGCTGCACCGCTGGGCGCTGAGCGAGGTCTTCCTCACCGACGCCCGGCGCGTCGACGACACCCGGTTCCTGGCCGCCGCCCAGCTGCCGCCGACGCACCCCTACTACACCGACCACCTGGTCCACGACGGCCGCGTGCCGGACCCGCTGCTGCTGATCGAGTGCTGCCGGCAGGCCGAGACGTACGCCGCCCACGTCTTCCACGACGTCCCCCGCGACGCCAAGTTCATCCTGCGCTCCTGGTCCTGGCGCGGCCTCGGCCCGGCGGCCGTGCTGCCGCCCGGACCGGCCCGCCTCGCCGTCCAGGTGTCCACCGTCCGGCCCCAGTACCGCGGCAGCGAACTGCGCGGCCTGGAGTACCACATGGACCTCTGGCTCGGCGGCGCCCCCGTCGGCGCCGTGCGGCTGGAGGCGAGCTATCTGTCGGCGCCGATGTACGAGGCCGCGCGCAGCCACGTCCGCGGCCGCACCCCGGCGCCCCGCTCCGACACGCACGTGGCGCCGGACGCCGGCCCCGAGGTCGCCCCGCACCTGGTGGGCCGTACCGACCCGCGCAACGTCGTGCTCGGCGACGCCCGGACCGACGGCCGGGGCGGCGCGACCGCCCGGCTGCGGGTGCCGGCCGACCACCCCAGCATGTTCGACCACCCGCTGGACCACGTGCCCGGCATGGTGCTGATGGAAGCCGCCCGCCAGCTCGCCCTGTTCACGGCGAACGACCGCCGCGGCTCCCTGTCCCGGCAGGCCGTCACCGCCTTCTCCGCCACCTTCACCACCTACGTCGAACTGGACGCGCCGGTCTCCCTGGAGGCCGTCCCGGTCGACGCGGACCCGGCCGGCGGCACCGCCGTACGCGTGTCGGTACGGCAGAACGGCGTCGAGGCCGCCGCCGTCACCGTCGAACTGGGCGACGCGCTGCCCGCCGGGGAGTGA
- a CDS encoding ketoacyl-ACP synthase III family protein, giving the protein MDLRDGIGIRAVTTWLPHERSTAADALAEGLLSPDDLAKLGTRELPVSGLAPPEMAVRAARQTLGAAGADADGIDVLVHSWLYHQGHDFWSPPHHIADRLGACRAVPFGVQQMCNGGALALQTAAAWLLAGKGGEQALVTTADRFAEPAFRRWNGDYGVVYGDAATAVLLHREPRPDDALHLRALATAAAPDLETVHRGEDEFSPAPLTHTPYVDVRRTKKAFLAEHGPDRLTEATLRSVRSLVRRVLDAAGLAPGDPRLRYVALPRLGQTALDTAYRPALTDVAHADTLDLAPDTGHLGTGDGAANLATLAEGRLLDPGRYALVISGGGGFTWSALLVQAPPRPAGPADSATADPTTTADTTRTQPMHEHTGHGRQEGRRG; this is encoded by the coding sequence ATGGACCTGCGTGACGGCATCGGCATCCGGGCGGTGACGACCTGGCTGCCGCACGAGCGGTCCACCGCGGCCGACGCCCTCGCCGAGGGCCTGCTCTCCCCGGACGACCTGGCCAAGCTCGGCACCCGCGAGCTGCCCGTCTCCGGACTCGCCCCGCCCGAGATGGCGGTGCGCGCGGCCCGGCAGACCCTGGGCGCGGCCGGCGCCGACGCCGACGGGATCGACGTATTGGTGCACTCCTGGCTCTATCACCAGGGCCACGACTTCTGGTCGCCGCCGCACCACATCGCCGACCGGCTCGGCGCCTGCCGTGCGGTGCCCTTCGGGGTGCAGCAGATGTGCAACGGCGGCGCCCTGGCCCTGCAGACCGCGGCCGCCTGGCTGCTCGCCGGGAAGGGTGGGGAACAGGCCCTCGTCACCACCGCCGACCGGTTCGCCGAGCCCGCGTTCCGACGCTGGAACGGCGACTACGGCGTGGTCTACGGCGACGCCGCCACCGCCGTCCTGCTGCACCGCGAGCCGCGCCCGGACGACGCCCTGCACCTGCGGGCGCTGGCCACGGCCGCCGCACCGGACCTGGAGACCGTGCACCGCGGTGAGGACGAGTTCAGCCCCGCGCCGCTGACGCACACGCCGTACGTGGACGTGCGCCGGACCAAGAAGGCCTTCCTCGCGGAGCACGGCCCCGACCGGCTCACCGAGGCCACCCTGCGGTCGGTGCGCTCACTGGTGCGGCGCGTGCTGGACGCGGCCGGACTGGCCCCGGGCGACCCGCGGCTGCGGTACGTCGCACTGCCCCGGCTCGGCCAGACCGCCCTCGACACCGCCTACCGCCCCGCCCTCACCGACGTGGCGCACGCCGACACCCTCGACCTGGCCCCCGACACCGGCCACCTGGGGACCGGCGACGGCGCCGCCAACCTGGCCACCCTCGCCGAGGGCCGGCTCCTCGACCCCGGCCGCTACGCCCTGGTGATCAGCGGCGGCGGCGGCTTCACCTGGTCAGCCCTGCTGGTCCAGGCCCCGCCCCGGCCGGCCGGACCCGCCGACTCCGCAACAGCTGACCCGACCACCACCGCCGACACGACAAGGACGCAACCGATGCACGAGCACACCGGACACGGCCGCCAGGAGGGCCGCCGTGGATAG
- a CDS encoding beta-ketoacyl-ACP synthase III, with product MDRPTAGRAAVIAGLGAYVPERVVTNDMLAEHLDTSDEWIRTRTGISTRHVVEPGTATSDLAVEAGARALKSAGGLTPDVLVLATTTPDRPCPGTAPDVAARLGLGRIPAFDVSAVCTGFLYALATGAGFIASGLAERVLVVAAEAFTTILNPADRTTSVIFGDGAGAVLLRAGDPAEPGAVKALDLGSDGTGRDLITVPAGGSAQRSTGLPAKPADTYFQMDGKPVFMNAVLHMTASSKKVLDEIGWQVSDVDAFVGHQANLRILHAVADRLKIPREKAVVNVDRVANTAGASIPLALADAAADGTLRPGDRVLMTAFGGGLTWGSTAVEWPGIEAG from the coding sequence GTGGATAGGCCGACCGCCGGCAGGGCCGCCGTCATCGCCGGGCTCGGGGCCTACGTTCCCGAACGCGTCGTCACCAACGACATGCTGGCCGAGCACCTGGACACCTCCGACGAGTGGATCCGGACCCGGACCGGCATCTCCACCCGGCACGTGGTGGAGCCCGGCACCGCCACCTCCGACCTGGCCGTCGAGGCGGGCGCGCGGGCGCTGAAGTCGGCCGGCGGCCTCACCCCGGACGTGCTGGTGCTGGCCACGACGACACCGGACCGGCCGTGCCCCGGCACCGCCCCGGACGTCGCCGCCCGGCTCGGCCTCGGCCGCATCCCCGCCTTCGACGTCTCCGCCGTGTGCACCGGCTTCCTCTACGCCCTCGCCACCGGCGCCGGTTTTATCGCCTCCGGGCTGGCCGAACGCGTCCTGGTGGTGGCCGCCGAGGCGTTCACCACCATCCTGAACCCGGCCGACCGCACCACCAGCGTCATCTTCGGCGACGGCGCCGGAGCGGTGCTGCTGCGGGCCGGGGACCCGGCCGAGCCGGGCGCCGTCAAGGCGCTCGACCTCGGCAGCGACGGCACGGGCCGGGACCTGATCACCGTCCCGGCCGGCGGCTCCGCGCAACGCTCCACCGGGCTCCCGGCCAAGCCGGCGGACACGTACTTCCAGATGGACGGCAAGCCGGTGTTCATGAACGCCGTCCTGCACATGACGGCCTCGTCGAAGAAGGTCCTTGACGAGATCGGCTGGCAGGTGTCCGACGTGGACGCCTTCGTCGGCCACCAGGCCAACCTGCGCATCCTGCACGCCGTCGCCGACCGGCTCAAGATCCCCCGCGAGAAGGCCGTGGTCAACGTCGACCGCGTCGCCAACACCGCGGGTGCCTCCATCCCGCTCGCCCTCGCCGACGCGGCCGCCGACGGCACGCTGCGGCCCGGCGACCGGGTCCTGATGACCGCCTTCGGCGGCGGGCTCACCTGGGGCTCGACCGCCGTCGAGTGGCCCGGCATCGAGGCCGGCTGA
- a CDS encoding phosphopantetheine-binding protein, whose amino-acid sequence MSATHDRVVSILTSKFGVAADQLRGDTQLGDLRFDSLALLELALTISEEFGIFVAHDELSLTHTLTDAVKVVEEKGVTV is encoded by the coding sequence ATGAGCGCCACCCACGACCGCGTCGTGTCCATCCTGACCTCGAAGTTCGGCGTCGCGGCCGACCAGCTGCGCGGCGACACCCAGCTCGGCGACCTGCGCTTCGACTCGCTGGCCCTGCTGGAACTCGCCCTCACGATCAGCGAGGAGTTCGGGATATTCGTCGCTCACGACGAGCTCTCGCTGACCCACACGCTGACGGACGCCGTGAAGGTCGTCGAGGAGAAGGGTGTGACGGTCTGA
- a CDS encoding beta-ketoacyl-[acyl-carrier-protein] synthase family protein: MAALDKARARTDTRGHTPRFDVAVTGLGLITPAGIGVEANWERVCSGVSAAAADPTLGGGPVRISCRVPGFDPMELLGRENAWRLDRFVQLAMVAARQAVDDAGLDRGTWDGARVGVVLGNSLGGTGTFEQQHRRLVDHGPQRVSPLLIPMSMMNMVSGYVAIDLGARGPNLVTATACASGATAIGIARELLRSHACDIVIAGASESALSPTVMAGLNQMGALSGRQDDPLRASRPFDADRDGFVAAEGAGVLVLERVEDARARGARIRANISGYGSSADAYHATAPDPSGVGVSQAVNAALDDAGLGASDVAHINAHGTSTKLNDETEAKVVHRLFGENPAVTSTKGVTGHTLGAAGAIEAAYTVLAVERGTVPPTANLTKADDVVRIDVVRDRARTRRIEVATSNSFGFGGHNAVLVVTAA, from the coding sequence ATGGCCGCCCTGGACAAGGCCCGCGCACGCACGGACACCCGCGGCCACACACCCCGCTTCGACGTCGCCGTCACCGGACTCGGACTCATCACCCCGGCGGGCATCGGCGTCGAGGCGAACTGGGAGCGCGTCTGCTCCGGCGTCTCGGCCGCCGCGGCCGACCCGACCCTCGGCGGCGGACCGGTCCGGATCTCCTGCCGGGTGCCCGGGTTCGACCCGATGGAGCTGCTCGGCCGGGAGAACGCCTGGCGGCTGGACCGGTTCGTCCAGCTCGCCATGGTCGCCGCCCGGCAGGCCGTCGACGACGCCGGCCTCGACCGCGGCACCTGGGACGGGGCCCGCGTCGGCGTCGTCCTCGGCAACTCCCTCGGCGGCACCGGCACGTTCGAGCAGCAGCACCGCCGCCTGGTGGACCACGGGCCGCAGCGCGTCTCGCCGCTGCTGATCCCTATGTCGATGATGAACATGGTCTCCGGCTACGTCGCCATCGACCTCGGGGCCCGCGGCCCCAACCTGGTCACGGCCACCGCCTGCGCGTCCGGGGCCACCGCCATCGGCATCGCCCGGGAACTGCTGCGCTCGCACGCCTGCGACATCGTCATCGCCGGTGCCAGCGAGTCGGCGCTGTCCCCGACCGTGATGGCCGGGCTCAACCAGATGGGCGCCCTGTCGGGGAGGCAGGACGACCCGCTGCGGGCCTCCCGCCCCTTCGACGCCGACCGGGACGGCTTCGTCGCCGCCGAGGGCGCCGGCGTCCTCGTCCTGGAACGGGTCGAGGACGCCCGGGCCCGTGGCGCCCGGATCCGCGCCAACATCAGCGGATACGGCTCCTCCGCGGACGCCTACCACGCCACCGCGCCCGATCCGTCCGGCGTCGGTGTCTCCCAGGCCGTCAACGCGGCCCTGGACGACGCCGGCCTCGGCGCCTCGGACGTCGCGCACATCAACGCGCACGGCACCTCCACCAAGCTCAACGACGAGACGGAGGCCAAGGTCGTGCACCGGCTGTTCGGCGAGAACCCGGCGGTGACCTCCACCAAGGGCGTCACCGGGCACACCCTCGGCGCGGCCGGCGCGATCGAGGCGGCGTACACGGTGCTGGCGGTCGAACGCGGCACGGTGCCGCCGACGGCCAACCTCACCAAGGCCGACGACGTGGTGCGCATCGACGTCGTACGCGACCGGGCGCGCACGCGGCGGATCGAGGTCGCCACGAGCAACTCGTTCGGCTTCGGCGGCCACAACGCGGTCCTGGTGGTGACCGCGGCCTGA
- a CDS encoding aldo/keto reductase produces the protein MTPTPSTTPFGPAVGPVGLGCMGMSWLYREDERDDTASAAVLHEALGLGVNLLDTADIYGDGHNEELVGRALAGRREEAFVATKGGLVVDDLAGRRLHRDGSPAHLRTALEASLRRLGTESVDLYYLHRPDPDVPLLESWGALAELVAEGKARRIGLSEVGPEEAAAAHAVHPVAAIQSELSLWTRDALENGTVEWCARNGAAFVPFAPLGRGFLTGTITGADFDATDFRAHNGRFTADAVDANGAIVGRVREVADRHGATCAQVALAWTLAQGPHVLPIPGTKKPAYLRENAAAAGLTLSAQDVRLLNGLPAAVGARY, from the coding sequence ATGACACCCACCCCCTCCACCACCCCCTTCGGCCCCGCGGTCGGCCCCGTCGGGCTCGGCTGCATGGGCATGAGCTGGCTCTACCGGGAGGACGAGCGCGACGACACCGCCTCCGCCGCCGTGCTCCACGAGGCACTCGGCCTGGGCGTGAACCTCCTGGACACCGCCGACATCTACGGGGACGGCCACAACGAGGAACTGGTCGGCCGGGCGCTCGCCGGCCGCCGTGAGGAGGCGTTCGTCGCCACCAAGGGCGGCCTCGTCGTGGACGACCTGGCCGGCCGGCGCCTCCACCGCGACGGCTCACCCGCCCATCTGCGTACGGCACTGGAGGCGAGCCTGCGCCGGCTCGGCACCGAGAGCGTCGACCTGTACTACCTGCACCGGCCCGACCCGGACGTGCCCCTGCTGGAGAGCTGGGGCGCGCTCGCCGAACTCGTCGCCGAGGGCAAGGCGCGCCGGATCGGGCTGTCCGAGGTCGGCCCCGAGGAGGCGGCCGCCGCGCACGCCGTGCACCCGGTCGCCGCGATCCAGTCGGAGCTGTCGCTGTGGACGCGGGACGCGCTGGAGAACGGCACGGTGGAGTGGTGCGCGCGCAACGGTGCCGCGTTCGTGCCGTTCGCCCCGCTCGGGCGCGGCTTCCTGACCGGCACCATCACCGGCGCCGACTTCGACGCCACCGACTTCCGCGCGCACAACGGGCGGTTCACCGCCGACGCGGTCGACGCCAACGGGGCCATCGTCGGCCGGGTCCGCGAGGTCGCCGACCGGCACGGGGCGACCTGCGCCCAGGTCGCCCTCGCCTGGACCCTGGCCCAGGGCCCGCACGTCCTGCCGATCCCGGGCACCAAGAAGCCGGCCTACCTGCGCGAGAACGCGGCGGCGGCCGGGCTGACGCTGAGCGCGCAGGACGTACGCCTGCTGAACGGGCTGCCGGCCGCGGTTGGCGCCCGGTACTGA